The following are encoded together in the Edaphobacter lichenicola genome:
- a CDS encoding DUF6677 family protein, with translation MTTNVQAPAQVAGKSSSMPTMVLIAGWLIPGAGHLLQRKWIRGGLLMVSIVAMFTIGLALKGKIYSPNTGDLLDILNFAGDLGNGLLYVLARIFDLGQVTVQVATADYGTKFMVVAGLLNIISAVDAHSLATGRKRS, from the coding sequence ATGACGACGAACGTACAAGCTCCGGCGCAGGTCGCTGGCAAATCTTCTTCGATGCCAACGATGGTCCTCATCGCCGGCTGGCTCATCCCCGGCGCAGGTCATCTCCTGCAACGCAAATGGATACGCGGCGGCCTCCTGATGGTCTCGATCGTCGCGATGTTCACCATCGGCCTCGCTCTCAAGGGCAAGATCTACTCGCCCAACACCGGCGACCTGCTCGACATTCTCAACTTCGCCGGCGACCTCGGCAACGGTCTGCTCTACGTCCTCGCTCGCATCTTCGATCTCGGCCAGGTCACCGTGCAGGTAGCCACCGCCGACTACGGAACCAAGTTCATGGTGGTAGCCGGCCTCCTCAACATCATCTCCGCCGTCGACGCGCACTCGCTGGCCACCGGGAGGAAACGCTCGTGA
- a CDS encoding tetratricopeptide repeat protein, with the protein MLLSLLLLCSIAGVSQSAETADTGGRVVLVLPFDNRSGQAALAWVGDSFPDTLNQRLTSAGFLTITREDRQYALDHLGLPIDFRPSRATTIRIAQNLDADFVIVGSFNVINGRIAVQAQVLEVKNLRLSAPLQDSSELNRLFDVENAIAWKVARQIDPHFNVAQQTFLAASGGVQLSAFENYIRGTDAPTSQERVKRLQAAIAANPNYPAALLALGKAQYAEREYDQAAATFAKIPPTDRRALEAGFYIGLSRFNTAKYAEAESAFSFVASRLPLPEVVNNQAVASSRQGHNAVPLFQRASMADPNDPDYHYNLAVALFRQGDFAGAKREVDLTLKLRPADTEAAQLKTSISAGRRPPTPTASATDTEASSDFDPLERIRRTYSEASFRQAAFQLDQMRAMRLATLPPAEQAAEYTRQGHEYLSQGLVPEAEQEFQTAIAADSASAEAHAGLAQVRERSGNAADARAEAQSSIMLRPNVPAYLVLARLDLQTNDPSASASNVSKALKLDPMNSAAQGMRQALQARGQSLP; encoded by the coding sequence ATGCTCCTTTCGCTGCTTCTGCTCTGCAGCATTGCCGGAGTCTCCCAATCTGCGGAAACAGCTGACACCGGTGGCCGCGTCGTTCTTGTTCTTCCCTTCGACAATCGTTCCGGACAGGCAGCCCTGGCGTGGGTCGGTGATTCGTTTCCCGATACGTTGAATCAGCGCCTCACCTCCGCGGGCTTCCTCACGATTACTCGCGAAGACCGCCAGTACGCGCTCGACCATCTCGGCCTGCCCATCGACTTCAGGCCGTCGCGCGCGACCACCATTCGCATCGCGCAAAATCTCGACGCCGACTTTGTCATTGTAGGCAGCTTCAACGTCATCAACGGCCGCATCGCGGTGCAGGCGCAGGTGCTCGAGGTCAAAAACCTCAGACTCTCCGCGCCATTGCAGGATTCGAGCGAACTCAATCGTCTCTTCGACGTCGAAAACGCCATTGCGTGGAAGGTCGCGCGCCAGATCGATCCTCACTTCAACGTAGCCCAGCAGACCTTTCTTGCAGCCTCGGGCGGAGTCCAGCTAAGCGCCTTTGAGAACTACATTCGCGGCACCGACGCGCCAACCTCGCAGGAGAGGGTCAAGCGCCTCCAGGCAGCCATCGCGGCGAACCCGAACTATCCCGCAGCCCTTCTCGCTCTTGGCAAGGCCCAGTACGCGGAGCGAGAGTACGACCAGGCCGCGGCTACGTTTGCGAAGATCCCCCCGACCGACCGGCGCGCTCTCGAAGCAGGGTTCTATATCGGCCTCTCCCGCTTCAACACCGCCAAGTACGCCGAGGCCGAATCAGCCTTCTCCTTCGTCGCCAGCCGGCTTCCGCTCCCCGAGGTCGTCAACAATCAGGCCGTCGCCTCCAGCCGTCAGGGCCACAACGCCGTTCCTCTCTTTCAGCGCGCTTCGATGGCCGATCCCAACGACCCGGACTACCACTACAACCTCGCCGTCGCCCTATTTCGCCAGGGCGACTTCGCAGGAGCCAAGCGCGAAGTGGACCTGACCCTCAAGCTGCGACCAGCAGACACGGAAGCCGCACAACTCAAAACCAGCATCAGCGCAGGGCGGAGACCTCCGACTCCAACCGCCTCTGCAACAGACACCGAAGCCTCGTCTGACTTCGATCCCCTCGAGCGCATCCGGCGCACCTACTCGGAGGCTTCCTTCCGGCAGGCTGCCTTTCAACTCGATCAAATGCGCGCCATGCGTCTGGCCACCCTGCCACCAGCGGAACAGGCTGCCGAGTACACGCGTCAAGGCCACGAGTATCTCTCGCAAGGTCTGGTCCCCGAAGCCGAGCAGGAGTTCCAGACCGCAATCGCAGCGGACTCTGCCAGTGCAGAAGCTCACGCCGGCCTCGCCCAGGTACGGGAGCGCAGCGGCAATGCAGCCGACGCCCGCGCCGAGGCTCAGAGTTCCATCATGCTGCGCCCAAACGTCCCGGCTTATCTCGTTCTCGCGCGTCTTGATCTCCAGACCAACGACCCGTCAGCGTCAGCGAGCAACGTCAGCAAGGCGCTAAAACTCGACCCGATGAACTCTGCCGCGCAAGGCATGCGTCAGGCCCTGCAGGCACGCGGACAGAGCCTGCCATGA
- a CDS encoding M24 family metallopeptidase: MPNVVTDTQSQTRFDLSAIQQALRENKIDGWLFYDHHHRDPLAYSILGLDPNAHVTRRWFYFIPANGEPKKLVHRIEAGRLDSLPGTKSVYSSWQELEAQIEALLAGQTKLAMQYSPRNAIMYVSMVDAGTIELLRSLGKEIVSSADLVSHFEAVLTDAQLATHYVAQRHIDEILAAAWNEIGTRARSGGGHSNGTDEHTMVQYLQEAMARVGLDWEHGPNVSAGPNSADSHYESTAASSRPIRNGDFVLIDIWAKLKDDPTAVWYDITWTGVVGREPTEREHLIFNTVRDARDASIKVVQDAFAANQPIAGWQADDASRNLIRKAGFGEWFTHRTGHNIGTVLHGNGANLDNLETHDERLILPNTCFSVEPGLYFPGRASDPNAFGIRSEVDMIARRGKAAVTGRIQTELVRI, from the coding sequence ATGCCGAACGTCGTCACCGACACCCAGAGCCAGACCAGATTCGACCTCTCCGCCATCCAGCAAGCCCTCCGAGAAAATAAAATCGACGGCTGGCTCTTCTACGACCACCACCACCGCGACCCCCTCGCCTACTCGATCCTCGGCCTCGACCCCAACGCCCACGTCACCCGCCGCTGGTTCTACTTCATCCCCGCGAACGGCGAGCCGAAGAAGTTGGTCCATCGCATCGAAGCCGGACGACTCGACTCCCTGCCCGGCACAAAGTCCGTCTACTCCTCCTGGCAGGAGCTCGAAGCGCAGATCGAAGCTCTCCTCGCAGGCCAGACCAAGCTCGCCATGCAGTACTCCCCGCGCAACGCCATCATGTACGTCTCCATGGTCGACGCCGGCACCATCGAGCTCCTCCGCAGTCTGGGCAAAGAGATCGTCAGCTCAGCCGACCTCGTAAGCCACTTCGAAGCCGTCCTCACCGACGCCCAACTCGCCACCCACTACGTCGCGCAGCGACACATCGACGAGATCCTCGCCGCAGCGTGGAATGAGATCGGCACCCGCGCACGATCCGGCGGCGGCCACTCCAATGGAACCGACGAACACACCATGGTGCAGTACCTGCAGGAGGCGATGGCGCGCGTCGGACTCGACTGGGAGCACGGCCCCAACGTCAGCGCCGGCCCCAACTCTGCCGACTCCCACTACGAGTCCACCGCCGCCAGCTCCCGCCCCATCCGCAATGGCGACTTCGTCCTCATCGACATCTGGGCAAAGCTCAAAGACGACCCCACCGCCGTCTGGTACGACATCACCTGGACCGGCGTCGTCGGCCGCGAGCCCACCGAACGTGAGCACCTCATCTTCAACACCGTCCGCGACGCCCGCGACGCCTCCATCAAAGTCGTGCAGGACGCCTTCGCCGCCAATCAACCCATCGCCGGCTGGCAGGCCGACGACGCCTCGCGCAACCTCATCCGCAAAGCCGGCTTCGGCGAATGGTTCACCCACCGCACCGGCCACAACATCGGCACCGTCCTCCACGGCAACGGCGCAAATCTGGACAATCTCGAAACCCACGACGAGCGCCTGATCCTCCCCAACACCTGCTTCTCCGTCGAACCCGGACTCTACTTCCCCGGCCGCGCCAGCGATCCCAACGCATTCGGCATCCGCAGCGAGGTCGACATGATCGCCCGCAGAGGCAAAGCCGCAGTCACCGGCCGCATCCAGACCGAACTCGTCAGAATCTAG
- a CDS encoding outer membrane beta-barrel protein, whose product MLNVSRPTWVRNVVLCLLLPAAGLTANAQATPQSGLDRQLSRLDIGVVASAILNRDSNGTVVINTVPTAVNLHPGNTVGPLVTIRYTVKPYVGFEFNYGYARYTQTFTPFGATPVGGVQQNASEYTFGYVAHFRREFHGIAPFAGGGAGTIAFRPTPGGGEGLAPQARATYYYNVGGDYMLNKHFGARAEFRQQFFKAPDFETNYLTIQKRTTELQPGFGFFFRF is encoded by the coding sequence ATGTTGAATGTGTCTCGCCCGACCTGGGTTCGGAACGTTGTACTTTGCCTGCTGCTCCCCGCGGCCGGATTAACCGCCAACGCACAGGCCACCCCACAATCGGGCCTGGACCGTCAACTCTCCCGCCTCGACATCGGCGTGGTCGCCTCCGCCATCCTCAACAGAGACTCCAACGGCACCGTAGTCATCAACACTGTTCCGACGGCAGTTAATCTCCACCCCGGCAATACCGTAGGTCCTCTGGTAACGATCCGCTACACCGTCAAGCCGTACGTCGGATTCGAGTTCAACTATGGATACGCCCGCTACACCCAGACCTTCACGCCCTTTGGAGCGACACCGGTAGGTGGAGTCCAGCAGAACGCCTCGGAGTATACCTTCGGTTACGTCGCCCACTTCCGTCGCGAGTTTCACGGAATCGCACCTTTCGCCGGTGGCGGCGCCGGCACAATCGCCTTCCGCCCCACGCCCGGCGGCGGCGAAGGCCTGGCGCCGCAGGCACGCGCCACCTACTACTACAACGTCGGCGGCGACTACATGCTGAACAAACACTTCGGCGCGCGCGCTGAGTTCCGCCAGCAGTTCTTCAAGGCGCCAGACTTCGAAACCAACTACCTCACCATCCAGAAGCGCACCACCGAGCTCCAACCCGGATTCGGCTTTTTCTTCCGCTTCTAG
- a CDS encoding FkbM family methyltransferase, which yields MAQQLRRLADDVIQTWHTMPKSQALRWYGAVLQNAPTVLRERKFYSADHAMRGVLRFHLLGRDLDVDVNAINTTAGNGYAFLREFFVRRIYFREFKQLNFDTCLDLGCNTGVVTSLLKQLAGPGGKVVGIDPLTYPDNTFRAKLDTVPGLTIHQGVLCGESLRHDSDALHAMCDPYDFDSNLAITVEELMKTYGIQHVDFLKMDIEGAEFAIFRDSVQWLDAVDNLAMEVHNTVGDPTEIILRLQQKGFRVKWLDDAGYPADQRNAGYIYASKIGSLKD from the coding sequence ATGGCCCAACAACTCAGACGCCTCGCCGACGACGTAATTCAAACCTGGCACACCATGCCAAAGTCCCAGGCGCTGCGCTGGTATGGCGCCGTCCTGCAGAACGCCCCCACCGTTCTGCGAGAGCGCAAATTCTACTCCGCCGATCACGCCATGCGCGGCGTCCTGCGCTTTCACCTGCTCGGGCGCGACCTCGACGTAGATGTAAACGCAATCAACACCACGGCCGGAAACGGCTACGCCTTCCTGCGAGAGTTTTTCGTCCGTCGAATTTATTTCCGGGAGTTCAAACAGCTCAACTTCGACACTTGCCTCGATCTTGGCTGCAACACCGGCGTCGTCACCAGCCTCTTGAAGCAGCTGGCAGGTCCCGGCGGTAAGGTCGTCGGCATCGATCCCCTCACCTACCCCGACAACACCTTTCGCGCAAAGCTGGACACCGTACCCGGGCTGACGATTCATCAAGGCGTCCTCTGCGGAGAGTCCCTCCGTCACGACTCCGACGCGCTCCACGCCATGTGCGACCCCTACGACTTCGACAGCAACCTGGCCATCACGGTTGAAGAGTTGATGAAGACCTACGGCATCCAACACGTCGACTTCCTGAAGATGGACATCGAGGGCGCAGAGTTCGCCATCTTTCGCGACTCGGTGCAATGGCTCGACGCGGTCGACAATTTAGCGATGGAGGTCCATAACACCGTCGGCGACCCAACCGAAATCATCCTGCGCCTCCAGCAAAAAGGCTTCCGCGTAAAGTGGCTCGACGACGCCGGCTACCCCGCAGATCAGCGCAACGCAGGATATATCTACGCCTCCAAAATCGGCTCACTCAAAGACTAG
- a CDS encoding DUF3467 domain-containing protein — MSPQNPNHPQDKQPQLKLTSTADYRDGYANSVQVRMSVWDFFLVFGTMSQDNPEELNVKNFQGIYLSPQQAKALWNVLGHNLAQYEQTFGSITLEQLPQPEGPVN, encoded by the coding sequence ATGAGCCCGCAGAACCCCAATCACCCCCAGGACAAACAGCCCCAGCTCAAGCTCACCAGCACCGCAGACTACCGTGACGGCTACGCCAACAGCGTGCAGGTCCGCATGAGCGTCTGGGACTTCTTCCTCGTCTTCGGCACCATGAGCCAGGACAACCCCGAAGAATTGAACGTGAAAAACTTTCAGGGCATCTATCTCAGCCCCCAGCAGGCAAAGGCCCTCTGGAACGTGCTCGGCCATAATCTCGCCCAGTACGAGCAGACCTTCGGCTCCATCACACTCGAGCAACTTCCCCAGCCCGAAGGTCCCGTCAACTAA
- a CDS encoding NfeD family protein — MNSPARVALSLLMAIYCVLPGKLFAASGTVVKLTIHDTIQPITADYLQRGLHEAASQHAEAVLISLGTPGGLLESTRVMVQAIENSPVPVIIFISPTGSRAGSAGFFLLESADISAMAPGTNAGAAHPIVEGRQLDPILKEKIENDAAAFLRSFTSRRSRNVAAAEDAVRNSKSYSDEEALKLNLIDLVSADDASLLKALDGRTIHRFDGTTQTLHLQGTQIISTAPSQRERLLSKLTNPDIAVLLLVLGALLIYLEFNVPGTVVPGSIGTLFVLLGLFGLNLLPVRHTAIVLLLAAVVMMVLEAKFSSHGVLAAVGIAALIFGLATLVDGPIPELRVHLATALGAGLGFGSISFGLAWIALRARRGKVLTGPQAMIGGTAIARTPLCPAGQVEIRGELWQASLRGQDSLPVGSLVSVRDLDGLTLIVEPANKPV, encoded by the coding sequence ATGAACTCCCCCGCAAGAGTCGCCCTCTCCCTTTTGATGGCGATCTACTGCGTTCTGCCTGGCAAGCTCTTTGCCGCATCCGGCACCGTCGTCAAACTCACCATCCACGACACCATCCAGCCCATCACCGCGGACTATCTCCAGCGCGGCCTCCACGAAGCGGCAAGCCAACACGCCGAAGCTGTCCTGATCTCCCTGGGCACCCCCGGCGGCCTGCTCGAGTCCACCCGCGTCATGGTTCAGGCCATCGAAAACTCGCCCGTCCCCGTAATCATCTTCATCTCCCCAACAGGCAGCAGAGCAGGCTCGGCCGGCTTCTTCCTCCTCGAATCAGCCGACATCTCCGCAATGGCCCCCGGAACCAACGCAGGCGCGGCTCACCCCATCGTCGAAGGCCGCCAGCTCGATCCCATCCTCAAAGAAAAGATCGAGAATGACGCTGCCGCCTTCCTGCGCTCCTTCACCTCCCGCCGCAGCCGCAACGTCGCTGCCGCCGAGGACGCCGTCCGCAACTCAAAGTCCTACAGCGACGAAGAGGCTCTCAAACTGAACCTGATCGACCTGGTCTCCGCCGACGACGCCTCCCTGCTCAAAGCCCTCGACGGCCGCACGATCCATCGCTTCGATGGCACCACCCAGACCCTGCATCTCCAGGGCACACAGATCATCTCCACGGCCCCCTCCCAACGCGAGCGCCTGCTCAGCAAACTCACCAACCCTGACATCGCGGTGCTCTTGCTAGTCCTCGGCGCGCTTCTCATCTACCTCGAGTTCAACGTCCCCGGCACCGTCGTCCCGGGCTCCATCGGCACACTCTTCGTGCTCCTCGGTCTCTTCGGGCTAAACCTTCTCCCCGTCCGGCACACAGCGATCGTTCTTCTGTTGGCCGCCGTCGTCATGATGGTCCTCGAAGCCAAGTTCAGCAGTCACGGCGTGTTAGCAGCAGTCGGCATCGCCGCGCTCATCTTCGGCCTTGCCACCTTGGTCGACGGCCCCATCCCCGAGCTCCGCGTCCATCTCGCAACCGCCCTGGGCGCGGGCCTCGGCTTCGGCAGCATCTCCTTCGGCCTGGCCTGGATAGCGCTTCGTGCCCGTCGCGGCAAGGTCCTCACCGGCCCGCAGGCCATGATCGGCGGCACCGCCATCGCCCGCACCCCCCTCTGCCCCGCCGGCCAGGTGGAGATCCGCGGCGAGCTCTGGCAGGCCTCCCTCCGGGGCCAGGACTCACTCCCCGTAGGCTCTCTGGTCTCAGTGCGCGACCTCGACGGCCTGACCCTGATCGTCGAACCCGCCAATAAGCCCGTTTGA
- a CDS encoding ArnT family glycosyltransferase: MLYPLFFVAVYLSHFRLLRLPYFWDEGGYYIPAAWDFFRTGTLIPQSTVTNAHPPLPSILLAAWWHLSGYVVSGTRTLVCMVAAAGLLGVFKLARTLTNTTVAAVTVLLTAIYPIWFAQSTLAHADIFAAAFTLWGLTFYFNQNSAEAPSRLALNPIYPIYAAVMFSLAALSKETSIVTPVALVLWETTLLLQNRREPLSRRLHSSWIVALLTPILPLAAWYAYHYHHTGFVFGNPEFLRYNATANLDAYRIALCLWHRLLHLFAHMNMFVPVVCMIAAMFLPVAATNKRLPISRPALKAIGVILLANWIAFSILGGALLTRYLLPMYPLILLVCVSTWRRRLPERWLLLAALSAAAFLAGIWINPPYAFAPEDNLTYRDFIVLHQQAVRFIDLKYPQATVLTAWPATSELNRSELGYTNHPVKTTPILNFSLDQIGKAAADPGSYDVALIFSTKWAPPANRVNLGRQNESADTKYFDFHRDLSPSEVATILHGEVVWQAHRRGEWAAVLHFPPYR; encoded by the coding sequence ATGCTCTATCCGCTCTTTTTCGTCGCCGTCTATCTCTCGCACTTTCGCCTCCTTCGCCTCCCTTACTTCTGGGACGAAGGAGGCTACTACATTCCCGCCGCGTGGGACTTCTTCCGTACCGGCACCCTGATCCCGCAGAGCACCGTCACCAACGCTCACCCGCCGCTTCCTTCGATCCTCCTCGCCGCCTGGTGGCACCTCTCCGGATACGTCGTCAGCGGCACGCGCACGCTGGTTTGCATGGTCGCCGCAGCTGGTCTGCTCGGTGTCTTCAAGCTTGCGAGAACGCTGACTAACACCACAGTCGCTGCAGTCACGGTCTTACTCACCGCGATCTATCCCATCTGGTTCGCACAGAGCACACTCGCTCACGCTGATATCTTCGCCGCAGCCTTCACGCTCTGGGGGCTGACCTTCTACTTCAACCAGAACTCCGCAGAGGCGCCGTCGAGACTCGCGCTGAATCCTATCTATCCGATCTACGCCGCAGTGATGTTCTCTCTCGCTGCGCTGTCGAAAGAGACATCCATCGTCACGCCAGTAGCGCTTGTCCTGTGGGAGACAACCCTCCTTCTGCAGAATCGCCGCGAGCCTCTGTCACGCAGACTCCACTCCTCCTGGATCGTCGCACTCCTGACTCCAATCCTGCCGCTCGCCGCCTGGTATGCGTATCACTATCACCACACCGGCTTCGTCTTCGGCAATCCGGAGTTCCTCCGCTACAACGCCACCGCAAACCTCGACGCCTACCGCATCGCCCTCTGTCTCTGGCATCGCCTCCTCCACCTCTTTGCGCACATGAACATGTTCGTACCCGTCGTGTGCATGATCGCCGCGATGTTCCTCCCCGTCGCCGCAACCAATAAGCGACTCCCCATCTCTCGCCCAGCCCTCAAAGCCATCGGCGTGATCCTCCTTGCCAACTGGATCGCCTTCTCCATCCTCGGCGGCGCGCTGCTCACACGCTATCTGCTCCCGATGTACCCGCTCATCCTGCTGGTCTGCGTCAGCACCTGGCGCCGCCGCCTTCCCGAGCGATGGCTCCTCCTCGCCGCCCTGAGCGCAGCAGCGTTCCTCGCCGGCATTTGGATCAACCCGCCCTATGCCTTCGCGCCCGAGGACAACCTCACCTACCGCGACTTCATCGTCCTCCATCAGCAGGCGGTCCGCTTCATCGACCTGAAATACCCTCAGGCGACGGTACTCACGGCATGGCCTGCGACCTCAGAGCTTAACCGTTCTGAGCTCGGCTACACCAATCATCCCGTCAAGACCACGCCCATCCTGAACTTTTCGCTAGACCAGATCGGAAAAGCAGCCGCCGATCCTGGGAGTTACGATGTAGCGCTCATCTTCTCCACCAAGTGGGCTCCCCCTGCGAATCGCGTAAACCTCGGCCGGCAGAACGAGTCTGCGGACACGAAGTACTTCGACTTCCATCGCGACCTCTCCCCCTCCGAAGTCGCGACGATCCTCCACGGCGAAGTCGTCTGGCAGGCGCACCGCAGAGGGGAGTGGGCCGCTGTACTCCACTTCCCCCCGTATCGTTGA